The following proteins are encoded in a genomic region of Zea mays cultivar B73 chromosome 9, Zm-B73-REFERENCE-NAM-5.0, whole genome shotgun sequence:
- the CCOAOMT2 gene encoding caffeoyl-CoA O-methyltransferase 2 isoform X2 yields MATTATEAAKAAPAQEQQANGNGNGEQKTRHSEVGHKSLLKSDDLYQNDPQYILDTSVYPREPESMKELREITAKHPWNLMTTSADEGQFLNMLIKLIGAKKTMEIGVYTGYSLLATALALPEDGTILAMDINRENYELGLPCINKAGVGHKIDFREGPALPVLDDLVADKEQHGSFDFAFVDADKDNYLSYHERLLKLVRPGGLIGYDNTLWNGSVVLPDDAPMRKYIRFYRDFVLALNSALAADDRVEICQLPVGDGVTLCRRVK; encoded by the exons ATGGCCACCACGGCGACCGAGGCGGCCAAGGCTGCACCGGCGCAGGAGCAGCAGGCCAACGGCAACGGCAACGGCGAGCAGAAGACGCGCCACTCCGAGGTCGGCCACAAGAGCCTGCTCAAGAGCGACGACCTGTACCAG AATGATCCGCAGTACATCCTGGACACGAGCGTGTACCCGCGGGAGCCGGAGAGCATGAAGGAGCTGCGCGAGATCACCGCCAAGCACCCATG GAACCTGATGACCACCTCCGCCGACGAGGGCCAGTTCCTCAACATGCTCATCAAGCTCATCGGCGCCAAGAAGACCATGGAGATCGGCGTCTACACCGGCTACTCGCTCCTCGCCACCGCGCTCGCACTCCCGGAGGACGGCACG ATCTTGGCCATGGACATCAACCGCGAGAACTACGAGCTAGGCCTTCCCTGCATCAACAAGGCCGGCGTGGGCCACAAGATCGACTTCCGCGAGGGCCCCGCGCTCCCCGTCCTGGACGACCTCGTGGCGGACAAGGAGCAGCACGGGTCGTTCGACTTCGCCTTCGTGGACGCCGACAAGGACAACTACCTCAGCTACCACGAGCGGCTCCTGAAGCTGGTGAGGCCCGGCGGCCTCATCGGCTACGACAACACGCTGTGGAACGGCTCCGTCGTGCTCCCCGACGACGCGCCCATGCGCAAGTACATCCGCTTCTACCGCGACTTCGTCCTCGCCCTCAACAGCGCGCTCGCCGCCGACGACCGCGTCGAGATCTGCCAGCTCCCCGTCGGCGACGGCGTCACGCTCTGCCGCCGCGTCAAgtga
- the CCOAOMT2 gene encoding caffeoyl-CoA O-methyltransferase 2, giving the protein MATTATEAAKAAPAQEQQANGNGNGEQKTRHSEVGHKSLLKSDDLYQYILDTSVYPREPESMKELREITAKHPWNLMTTSADEGQFLNMLIKLIGAKKTMEIGVYTGYSLLATALALPEDGTILAMDINRENYELGLPCINKAGVGHKIDFREGPALPVLDDLVADKEQHGSFDFAFVDADKDNYLSYHERLLKLVRPGGLIGYDNTLWNGSVVLPDDAPMRKYIRFYRDFVLALNSALAADDRVEICQLPVGDGVTLCRRVK; this is encoded by the exons ATGGCCACCACGGCGACCGAGGCGGCCAAGGCTGCACCGGCGCAGGAGCAGCAGGCCAACGGCAACGGCAACGGCGAGCAGAAGACGCGCCACTCCGAGGTCGGCCACAAGAGCCTGCTCAAGAGCGACGACCTGTACCAG TACATCCTGGACACGAGCGTGTACCCGCGGGAGCCGGAGAGCATGAAGGAGCTGCGCGAGATCACCGCCAAGCACCCATG GAACCTGATGACCACCTCCGCCGACGAGGGCCAGTTCCTCAACATGCTCATCAAGCTCATCGGCGCCAAGAAGACCATGGAGATCGGCGTCTACACCGGCTACTCGCTCCTCGCCACCGCGCTCGCACTCCCGGAGGACGGCACG ATCTTGGCCATGGACATCAACCGCGAGAACTACGAGCTAGGCCTTCCCTGCATCAACAAGGCCGGCGTGGGCCACAAGATCGACTTCCGCGAGGGCCCCGCGCTCCCCGTCCTGGACGACCTCGTGGCGGACAAGGAGCAGCACGGGTCGTTCGACTTCGCCTTCGTGGACGCCGACAAGGACAACTACCTCAGCTACCACGAGCGGCTCCTGAAGCTGGTGAGGCCCGGCGGCCTCATCGGCTACGACAACACGCTGTGGAACGGCTCCGTCGTGCTCCCCGACGACGCGCCCATGCGCAAGTACATCCGCTTCTACCGCGACTTCGTCCTCGCCCTCAACAGCGCGCTCGCCGCCGACGACCGCGTCGAGATCTGCCAGCTCCCCGTCGGCGACGGCGTCACGCTCTGCCGCCGCGTCAAgtga
- the CCOAOMT2 gene encoding caffeoyl-CoA O-methyltransferase 2 isoform X1 has translation MATTATEAAKAAPAQEQQANGNGNGEQKTRHSEVGHKSLLKSDDLYQYILDTSVYPREPESMKELREITAKHPWYVPLAFRPVVRGGFECVGLLDVDRPRSENERGVACRNLMTTSADEGQFLNMLIKLIGAKKTMEIGVYTGYSLLATALALPEDGTILAMDINRENYELGLPCINKAGVGHKIDFREGPALPVLDDLVADKEQHGSFDFAFVDADKDNYLSYHERLLKLVRPGGLIGYDNTLWNGSVVLPDDAPMRKYIRFYRDFVLALNSALAADDRVEICQLPVGDGVTLCRRVK, from the exons ATGGCCACCACGGCGACCGAGGCGGCCAAGGCTGCACCGGCGCAGGAGCAGCAGGCCAACGGCAACGGCAACGGCGAGCAGAAGACGCGCCACTCCGAGGTCGGCCACAAGAGCCTGCTCAAGAGCGACGACCTGTACCAG TACATCCTGGACACGAGCGTGTACCCGCGGGAGCCGGAGAGCATGAAGGAGCTGCGCGAGATCACCGCCAAGCACCCATGGTATGTCCCGCTAGCTTTTCGCCCTGTCGTACGTGGTGGATTCGAGTGTGTGGGCCTGCTGGACGTGGACAGACCGAGATCTGAGAACGAACGTGGCGTGGCGTGCAGGAACCTGATGACCACCTCCGCCGACGAGGGCCAGTTCCTCAACATGCTCATCAAGCTCATCGGCGCCAAGAAGACCATGGAGATCGGCGTCTACACCGGCTACTCGCTCCTCGCCACCGCGCTCGCACTCCCGGAGGACGGCACG ATCTTGGCCATGGACATCAACCGCGAGAACTACGAGCTAGGCCTTCCCTGCATCAACAAGGCCGGCGTGGGCCACAAGATCGACTTCCGCGAGGGCCCCGCGCTCCCCGTCCTGGACGACCTCGTGGCGGACAAGGAGCAGCACGGGTCGTTCGACTTCGCCTTCGTGGACGCCGACAAGGACAACTACCTCAGCTACCACGAGCGGCTCCTGAAGCTGGTGAGGCCCGGCGGCCTCATCGGCTACGACAACACGCTGTGGAACGGCTCCGTCGTGCTCCCCGACGACGCGCCCATGCGCAAGTACATCCGCTTCTACCGCGACTTCGTCCTCGCCCTCAACAGCGCGCTCGCCGCCGACGACCGCGTCGAGATCTGCCAGCTCCCCGTCGGCGACGGCGTCACGCTCTGCCGCCGCGTCAAgtga
- the LOC103638018 gene encoding putative receptor protein kinase ZmPK1 precursor: protein MAMRDLCILTTLVSFLVSLSSVSAAYDHSYLARGSSISTQDVTTPILVSPNGAFTCGFYKVATNAFTFSIWFSWASGKTVSWTANRDAPLNGRGSRLIFHKKGALILVDYNGMVIWSTNTTASGSDRAMLLDSGNLVVMDTDGRHLWRSFDSPTDTLLPWQPMTRDTRLVSASARGLLYSGFYAFYFATNNILTLIYNGPETSSIYWPDPFHMPWDNGRTTYNSTRYGVLDQTGRFVASDQLKFEASDLGDETMRRLTLDYDGNLRLYSLNMTSGNWSVSWMAFPQLCKIHGLCGANSLCRYRPELESCSCLEGFEMVEPSDWSKGCRRKTNTTPFSFRKLTGTDLWGYDLNYSKLVPWLMCRNMCLNDTDCQAFGYRKGTGECYPKAFLFNGRDFPDPYNDIYLKTQEAVWSSPELAPGLRHACKVTEKEAYPLSQMFVGANSSFKFGYFLSSALTLLVIEVILIIVGSWIVYKWERRPEIMDEGYMIISSQFRRFSYKELQRATKSFQEELGSGTSGAVYKGVLDDGREVAVKKLSDMMQGEQEFRSELSIIGRIYHMNLVRIWGFCAEQTHKLLVSEFVENGSLDRYLVDYQDLTYVLQWSQRYNIALGVAKGLAYLHHEWIVHCDVEPENILLDKEFEPKIADFGLVKLLSRGTGAQMLSRVHGTRGYIAPEWALNLPITGKADVYSYGVVLLELVKGVRVSSWVIEGEGVEEMSIRCSAEILKEKLAAKDPSWLMEFVDCRLNGEFNYLQAATMLEIAVSCVEEERTKRPSMDHILKTLLSLVE, encoded by the coding sequence ATGGCCATGAGAGACCTCTGCATTCTCACCACACTTGTCTCTTTCCTTGTATCGTTATCCTCTGTTTCTGCTGCATACGACCACAGCTACCTTGCTAGAGGCTCCTCCATCTCCACCCAGGATGTAACCACCCCCATCCTAGTGTCGCCCAATGGTGCCTTCACCTGCGGCTTCTACAAGGTGGCCACCAACGCCTTCACCTTTTCTATCTGGTTCTCGTGGGCATCTGGCAAGACTGTCTCCTGGACGGCTAACCGTGATGCGCCACTCAATGGCAGGGGCTCCAGGCTCATCTTCCACAAGAAGGGGGCCTTGATCCTTGTGGACTATAATGGCATGGTCATATGGAGCACCAACACAACCGCGTCCGGCAGTGATCGTGCGATGCTTCTCGATAGCGGCAACCTTGTTGTCATGGATACAGATGGGCGTCACCTCTGGAGAAGCTTCGACTCACCAACTGATACACTTCTACCATGGCAGCCGATGACTAGAGATACTAGGTTGGTATCTGCTTCTGCTAGGGGTTTGCTCTATTCAGGTTTCTATGCCTTCTACTTCGCCACTAACAATATCCTAACTCTTATTTACAACGGTCCTGAGACTAGTAGCATATATTGGCCAGATCCATTCCACATGCCATGGGATAATGGTAGGACTACCTATAATAGTACCAGGTATGGGGTTCTTGACCAGACAGGACGGTTTGTGGCAAGTGACCAGCTTAAGTTTGAAGCTTCTGATCTTGGTGATGAGACGATGAGGAGATTGACCCTAGACTATGACGGTAACCTTAGGTTGTATAGCCTAAACATGACCAGTGGCAATTGGTCAGTCTCTTGGATGGCATTCCCTCAACTGTGCAAAATACATGGACTGTGTGGAGCAAACAGCCTGTGCAGATACAGACCAGAGCTAGAGTCATGTTCTTGCCTTGAAGGATTTGAGATGGTTGAACCAAGTGACTGGAGCAAAGGGTGCAGGCGCAAGACTAATACCACACCCTTTTCATTTAGGAAGCTTACCGGAACAGACTTATGGGGCTATGACTTAAACTATTCCAAACTGGTGCCATGGTTGATGTGCAGGAACATGTGCTTGAACGATACGGACTGCCAAGCTTTTGGTTACCGGAAGGGAACAGGCGAATGTTATCCAAAGGCCTTTCTTTTCAATGGCAGGGACTTCCCAGATCCTTACAATGATATCTATCTGAAAACTCAAGAGGCAGTATGGTCTTCACCAGAATTGGCTCCTGGATTAAGACATGCTTGCAAAGTTACTGAAAAGGAAGCATACCCCTTATCACAAATGTTCGTGGGTGCCAATTCCAGTTTCAAGTTTGGATACTTTCTATCTTCTGCATTGACATTGCTCGTTATTGAAGTGATCTTAATCATAGTTGGTAGTTGGATTGTTTACAAATGGGAGAGAAGACCAGAAATTATGGACGAAGGTTACATGATCATTTCCAGTCAGTTCCGAAGGTTCAGCTACAAGGAGTTACAGAGGGCAACCAAGAGTTTCCAAGAAGAGCTCGGAAGTGGCACATCAGGAGCAGTTTACAAGGGAGTCCTTGATGATGGAAGGGAGGTCGCAGTGAAGAAGCTAAGTGATATGATGCAAGGAGAACAAGAGTTCAGATCTGAGCTCAGCATCATTGGAAGAATATATCATATGAATCTGGTAAGAATTTGGGGGTTTTGTGCTGAGCAAACTCACAAGCTATTGGTTTCCGAGTTTGTTGAAAATGGTTCATTAGACAGATATCTGGTTGATTATCAGGACTTAACTTATGTGCTCCAATGGAGCCAAAGGTACAATATCGCACTTGGAGTGGCAAAAGGACTGGCATATCTCCATCATGAATGGATTGTGCACTGTGATGTCGAACCAGAGAACATACTGTTAGATAAAGAATTTGAACCAAAAATTGCAGATTTTGGATTGGTTAAATTACTAAGTCGAGGAACAGGAGCACAGATGCTGTCAAGGGTGCATGGGACTAGAGGGTACATTGCACCAGAGTGGGCTCTAAATCTTCCAATAACAGGGAAGGCTGATGTTTACAGCTATGGTGTAGTGCTCCTCGAGTTAGTGAAAGGGGTTCGGGTTTCCAGTTGGGTAATTGAAGGCGAGGGGGTGGAGGAAATGTCTATTCGATGCTCTGCTGAGATTCTTAAAGAGAAATTGGCAGCCAAAGATCCATCATGGCTCATGGAATTTGTTGACTGCAGACTGAATGGAgaattcaactacttacaagcagCCACGATGTTAGAGATAGCAGTGTCATGCGTGGAAGAGGAGAGGACCAAAAGACCTAGCATGGACCATATCCTCAAAACTTTGCTTTCACTAGTGGAATAA
- the LOC100279167 gene encoding uncharacterized protein LOC100279167 precursor: MTTPLPLLLTAHSAAALLVLLGPTARSRKRLRRDEASSASDSEATDPDPDPDPDPDPAPEQEAPPPAPLPLPPTSLDDYPLAFRVSAPTFHFLSGLLEPLLSHPSSLPSPVLLALALARLASGLPYPALAELFGVPPSAPRAASRRLRRVLLANFRFWLAFPSDPTGAYSAPLPSCRGALCCARFAGPTGPLATQLVAGASSRVLSLTAGFRGDRTDLEVLRLSSLYQEAEHGKLLDSQQYLVGDGGGYPLLPWLMVPFPGPLVPGSPEAEFNAAHRAMCRPVRRVIRSLMGWGAIARLHEEESSRAAVACIGTCAMLHNVLLSREDYSALAPDVEEADSDLGGLHSQRDDAGAGAGLEIDGRALALRSALAATTRDLRAPD; the protein is encoded by the coding sequence ATGACGACCCCGCTCCCCCTCCTCCTCACAGCTCACTCGGCCGCCGCGCTCCTCGTCCTCCTCGGCCCCACCGCCCGCTCGCGCAAGCGCCTGCGCCGCGACGAGGCCAGCTCCGCCTCGGACTCCGAAGCGAccgaccccgaccccgaccccgaccccgacccTGACCCGGCCCCGGAGCAGGAGGCGCCACCGCCGGCGCCCTTGCCTCTGCCGCCCACGAGCCTGGACGACTACCCGCTCGCGTTCCGGGTCTCGGCGCCCACCTTCCACTTCCTCTCGGGCCTCCTCGAGCCGCTCCTCTCCCACCCCTCCTCCCTCCCGTCCCCCGTGCtcctcgcgctcgccctcgcccgCCTCGCGTCGGGTCTGCCCTACCCTGCGCTCGCGGAGCTCTTCGGCGTCCCGCCCTCCGCCCCCCGCGCCGCCTCCCGCCGCCTCCGCCGGGTGCTCCTCGCCAACTTCCGCTTCTGGCTCGCCTTCCCCTCCGACCCAACCGGCGCCTATTCCGCCCCGCTCCCCTCCTGCCGCGGCGCGCTCTGCTGCGCGCGCTTCGCCGGCCCTACCGGCCCGCTCGCCACCCAGCTCGTGGCGGGCGCCTCCTCCCGCGTGCTCTCCCTCACCGCGGGATTCCGCGGCGACCGCACAGACCTCGAGGTGCTCAGGCTGTCCTCGTTGTACCAGGAGGCCGAGCACGGCAAGTTGCTCGACTCCCAGCAGTACTTGGTTGGGGATGGGGGTGGGTACCCGCTGCTGCCCTGGCTCATGGTGCCTTTCCCAGGGCCACTGGTGCCTGGCTCCCCGGAGGCGGAGTTCAATGCTGCGCACAGGGCAATGTGCCGCCCCGTGCGGCGTGTTATCCGGAGCTTGATGGGGTGGGGAGCCATCGCTAGGCTCCACGAGGAGGAAAGCTCTCGAGCAGCTGTGGCGTGCATTGGGACATGTGCGATGCTTCACAATGTGCTGTTGTCCAGGGAGGATTACTCTGCATTGGCGCCGGATGTTGAGGAGGCAGACAGTGATTTGGGGGGACTGCACAGCCAAAGAGATGACGCTGGTGCCGGAGCAGGACTCGAGATCGATGGCCGTGCATTGGCGTTGCGGAGCGCATTGGCAGCAACAACGAGGGACCTGCGAGCGCCTGACTAG
- the LOC542132 gene encoding Pollen allergen Phl p 2 precursor, which yields MASRYSILLATTALAMLFAFGSCTTPLTFQVGKGSKPGHLVLTPNIATISDVEIKEHGGDDFSFTLKEGPAGTWTLDTKAPLKYPLCIRFATKSGGYRIADDVIPADFKAGTTYKTTLSI from the coding sequence ATGGCCTCAAGGTACTCTATCCTGCTTGCCACAACGGCACTGGCTATGTTGTTCGCATTCGGTTCGTGCACCACCCCACTCACCTTCCAGGTCGGCAAGGGCTCCAAGCCTGGCCACCTGGTTCTCACCCCTAACATTGCCACCATCTCTGACGTGGAGATCAAGGAGCATGGCGGCGACGATTTCTCCTTTACACTCAAGGAGGGCCCAGCTGGCACTTGGACGCTCGACACCAAGGCCCCGCTCAAGTACCCCCTCTGCATCCGCTTTGCTACCAAGTCTGGCGGCTACCGTATCGCCGATGATGTCATCCCCGCCGATTTCAAGGCTGGCACCACCTACAAGACCACTCTCAGCATCTAA